TTGCAGAGGGATATGGAAGAAGAACAACGGGAGAATATAGGCGTTTTTTGAGTATTGCACAAGGTTCTGTCAATGAATTACAGACTCATCTACTTCTGGCTAAGGCAGTGGGTTTATGTGATTCTTCCGATATAGAACTTTTGATCAATGAGTTGGAGTACGAAAATCGAATGATTATTACTCTCATAAAAAAACTATCTTAAATATTCCCTGTTCCCTACCTCCTGCTTAAATTTTTCCTGTTCCCCGTTCCCCATTCCCTGTTCCCTACCTTAACCAAAAATTTTATTTATAATTACTTATGCTACAACGATTATTCACTGTTATTGTCGCAATCCTCCTCGGTTGTGGGGGGGTTATTGCCATATTTTATGCCCTTAATTATGCGGTCAATTTATTACCACAAAAGTGGCGATCGCCCGTACTGCCATGGGTATATCTAGCCCCTGCTATTTTAGTATTGGGAGGCTTTTTGGTATTACCCACCATCAATACTTTTTATCTGAGCTTTTTTGATCGCAGGTCAGAAAATTTCGTTTTCTTGGACAACTACATCTTTTCCTTTACCGATAGAACAATGTTAATTGCCTTTCGCAATAATATTCTTTGGTTGGTATTGGTAACGGGGGTTAGTGTTGCCTTGGGTTTGGTGTTGGCGGTATTGATGGATAAAGTCAGGTACGAAAAATGGACTAAGGCATTAATCTTTTTACCCATGGCTATCTCTTTCGTGGGGGCGAGTGTGATTTGGCGTTTTATCTATGCTTATCGCCCCGCCGATGAAGCCCAAATTGGTTTATTAAATGCTATCATCACTTCCCTAGGATTTGAGCCTGTGGGATGGCTAGTGGAGCAAAGTGTTAATAATTTCGCCCTCATCGCCATTATGATTTGGTTACAAACGGGGTTTGCCTTAGTAATTTTATCAGCGGCGGTAAAGGGTATCCCTAAAGATGTCATCGAGGCGGCAAAAATGGATGGTGCCAATGAATGGCAGATTTTTTGGAAAATCATTGTACCTATGATTAGTTCTACTATTACGGTGGTAGCTACTACGGTGGTTATTTTGGTGTTGAAGGTATTTGACATCGTTTTTGTGATGACAGGGGGCAACCAAGGCACGGAGGTAATCGCTAGTCGCATGATCAAAGAAACCTATAACTATCGTAATGTGGGGGTTGGCAGTGCGATCGCCGTTATTCTTTTACTTGCCATTATTCCCGTGATGGTAACGAATATTAAACGATTTAAAGAACAAGAAAGGCTCAGATAATTAATGGACAATGGACAATTGACAATTCACATAATGAAGGTTGCAGGTGTCAGGTGTCAGGTTGCAGGTTGTAAAAGACAAGAGATTTTCAATTTACTTTCTTAGTCTTGATTTTCCACACCCCATCTCCTCATCACCCCATCTCCAAGCTATTGCCCATTGCCTATTCCCTAGTAAAAACACCATTGCCCATTGCCTATTCCCCATTGCCTTCCCTCAAAAAACACTATTCCCCGTTCCCCGTTCCCTATGTAGTAACACCTAAATATTAGCTATCATGAAAAGAAGAAAGAAAAAAAACAAAATGCAGAAATTTTGGGAAAAAACTCCCGTTCATATTACCCTAGTAGTAATTTCCCTTATTTGGACATTACCCAGTATTGGTTTATTAATTAGCTCTTTTCGCTATCAAGATGACCTATTGAGGACTGGTTGGTGGACAGTATTCCAACATCCCTTCGACTTTACTCAGTATCATTTGGGGAACTATATTACTGTACTAACCGCTGAGGGTATGGGAGATGCTTTTTTGAATAGTTTAACCATCTCTATCCCCGCTACTATCATCCCCATTGCGATCGCCTGTTTTGCCGCCTATGCCTTCGCTTGGATGAAATTTCCTGGGCGACAACTCCTGTTTATTATCGTCGTTGCCTTATTGGTAGTACCTCTACAAATGACCCTAATTCCCATTCTCAACGCCTATCGAGTATTTGGCATCTCAGGCTCTTTTCTGGGGGTATGGTTAGCCCACACAGCCTATGGAATGCCCTTGGGTATATATCTACTGAGAAACTATATCGGTGCATTGCCTAAGGATTTAATTGAAGCGGCGGCGGTGGATGGTGCATCCCATTTGAAAATTTTTACCAAGATTATTGTACCTCTTTCAACCCCTGCGATCGCCTCTTTTGCCGTATTCCAATTCCTCTGGGTATGGAATGATTTATTAGTTGCCCTCGTCTATCTGGGAGGTACTCCCGATGTTGCCCCCGTTACCATCCAATTAAGCAATATGATAGGCTCTCGTGGTCAAGACTGGCACATTCTCACCGCTGGGGCATTTATCAGTATGATTATTCCTTTACTGGTATTCTTTGCCCTTCAGAAATACTTTGTCCGAGGTTTGTTGGCAGGTTCAGTCAAATCTTAGTAGTGTTTTAGTATTTTATTGTGAGGAGCTTTTCGCCCTACTGAAATTCAAATTTAGTTATATTTTCCGTATCATCAATCAAAACGACTCCTAAAGCAACATCATTAATTAATCCACTAACTTTTTGTATCAAAGGTAATATATGCTTAGGATTAGTGCTACTTGTATTTAAAACAATCACTTTCAAAGAGCTATTACTTAAATTTTGCTGATACGGTAAATTTTTATCGGCGGTGATAAAAACATCAAAAGGGTGATTTTCTGCTAAATTAATAATCTCCTTATCTTTTAAGCCACGCCATCCCATATCATTGATGTTATAAACTTCATAACCTTGATTAAGAAATGGTTGTTTTAATTTTTTACTTAAAAGATTTTCGTCCAATAATATAATCATTAAGCACAAAGCTCTTTTTCAATCATTAACCTAGTGATACATTCCAAAACTTTCATAGTTTGAGTTTTTAAGTATGGAAAATCATCTAAGAATTCTATTAATCCCCCCTCTTCTTGCATATAGTCAAATAATGTTTGCAAAGGTACACGAGTACCAATAAAAACTGGTGTACCACTCATGATTTCAGGATCTGAATGTATAATTTTTTGACTTTCTAATAATTGCTTTAAAGTCATATCTTTTTATTTATGGGGTGTGGTTTCATTTTCCTATTTTACAATTAGAACTTTAATAATCAAACTTCAAAAAACTTAACCTAATCCCTTGAGATTCCTAAGATAAGTTTAAATTCACCGCCAAAATGGAAAAACTGCCATAAGATGCAAATTAACGACTTATTTGGGAGTACACATGACAGCAACATTAGTAAAAGACAAAGAAGTTGAGAATAAAAAAACTTCTTTGAAGATAGCCATTCCCAGAGAAATTTATCCGAATGAATGTCGAGTTTCAGCCACTCCCGACACTGTCCAGAAATTGCAAAAACTCGGTTTTGAAGTGTTAGTAGAAACAGGGGCAGGGGAAAGAGCCAATTTTGATGATCGCCTTTATACCTCTGTAGGGTGTAAAATCATTGAAAATAGGGAACAACTGTGGCAAGAGGGAGATATAATCCTCAAAGTACGTCCTCCCGAAGCCCAAGAAGTAGAATTATTAACCGAAGATAAAACCCTTATTAGCTTCATTTACCCTGCCCAAAATCCCGATTTACTGGCACAACTGGCGCAGAAAAAAGCCACCGTATTCGCCATGGATGCAGTGCCACGCATTAGCAGGGCGCAGAAATTAGATGCCCTTTCTAGTATGGCAAACATCGCTGGTTATCGTGCCGTCATCGAAGCCGCCAACAATTTCGGTAGATTTTTCACTGGGCAAATCACCGCCGCCGGAAAAGTTCCCCCCGCCAAAGTATTGGTAATTGGTGCAGGGGTAGCAGGGTTAGCCGCCATTGGGGCCGCCAAAAGCCTTGGGGCAATAGTTCGGGCGTTTGATACTCGCTTGGTGGTAAAAGAGCAAATCGAAAGCCTTGGGGGAGAATTTTTGGAGCTAGAATTTGCCGAGGATGGCTCTGGGGAAGGGGGTTACGCCAAAACCATGAGCAAGGAATTTATTGATGCGGAAATGGCTTTATTTGCCGAACAAGCGGAGGAAGTGGATATAATTATTACCACCGCCCTTATTCCAGGGAAACCTGCCCCCAAGTTGAT
The Cyanobacterium stanieri LEGE 03274 genome window above contains:
- a CDS encoding four helix bundle protein, producing the protein MKEITDFKDLRIWQKGMDIAKECYFLTKKFPQDELYGMVQQIRRSASSIPANIAEGYGRRTTGEYRRFLSIAQGSVNELQTHLLLAKAVGLCDSSDIELLINELEYENRMIITLIKKLS
- a CDS encoding carbohydrate ABC transporter permease, coding for MLQRLFTVIVAILLGCGGVIAIFYALNYAVNLLPQKWRSPVLPWVYLAPAILVLGGFLVLPTINTFYLSFFDRRSENFVFLDNYIFSFTDRTMLIAFRNNILWLVLVTGVSVALGLVLAVLMDKVRYEKWTKALIFLPMAISFVGASVIWRFIYAYRPADEAQIGLLNAIITSLGFEPVGWLVEQSVNNFALIAIMIWLQTGFALVILSAAVKGIPKDVIEAAKMDGANEWQIFWKIIVPMISSTITVVATTVVILVLKVFDIVFVMTGGNQGTEVIASRMIKETYNYRNVGVGSAIAVILLLAIIPVMVTNIKRFKEQERLR
- a CDS encoding carbohydrate ABC transporter permease, whose translation is MQKFWEKTPVHITLVVISLIWTLPSIGLLISSFRYQDDLLRTGWWTVFQHPFDFTQYHLGNYITVLTAEGMGDAFLNSLTISIPATIIPIAIACFAAYAFAWMKFPGRQLLFIIVVALLVVPLQMTLIPILNAYRVFGISGSFLGVWLAHTAYGMPLGIYLLRNYIGALPKDLIEAAAVDGASHLKIFTKIIVPLSTPAIASFAVFQFLWVWNDLLVALVYLGGTPDVAPVTIQLSNMIGSRGQDWHILTAGAFISMIIPLLVFFALQKYFVRGLLAGSVKS
- a CDS encoding DUF5615 family PIN-like protein, with product MIILLDENLLSKKLKQPFLNQGYEVYNINDMGWRGLKDKEIINLAENHPFDVFITADKNLPYQQNLSNSSLKVIVLNTSSTNPKHILPLIQKVSGLINDVALGVVLIDDTENITKFEFQ
- a CDS encoding DUF433 domain-containing protein, with product MTLKQLLESQKIIHSDPEIMSGTPVFIGTRVPLQTLFDYMQEEGGLIEFLDDFPYLKTQTMKVLECITRLMIEKELCA
- the pntA gene encoding Re/Si-specific NAD(P)(+) transhydrogenase subunit alpha; its protein translation is MTATLVKDKEVENKKTSLKIAIPREIYPNECRVSATPDTVQKLQKLGFEVLVETGAGERANFDDRLYTSVGCKIIENREQLWQEGDIILKVRPPEAQEVELLTEDKTLISFIYPAQNPDLLAQLAQKKATVFAMDAVPRISRAQKLDALSSMANIAGYRAVIEAANNFGRFFTGQITAAGKVPPAKVLVIGAGVAGLAAIGAAKSLGAIVRAFDTRLVVKEQIESLGGEFLELEFAEDGSGEGGYAKTMSKEFIDAEMALFAEQAEEVDIIITTALIPGKPAPKLITEEMVKTMRQGSVIVDLAAGQGGNCEVTKPDEVYQYHGVTIVGLTDLPSRMASQSSQLYGTNLWHLLKDMGGNDQFTVNLEDEVIRGALVTHQGDVTFPPPKIAQPSPTTPVKPETKVVSSAEKQSKKGISGLVWLILGIASLIGIGIGAPTSFLSHFTVFILACFVGWQVIWNVVPALHTPLMSVTNAISGIIIIGGMLQISGDISSPTTILGAIAILVGTINICGGFLVTQRMLKMFQRIDN